In Truepera sp., the sequence GACCTCGGCCGAGGCGCCCGACTGGCTGAGGATGAGCACCGGCTCGACCTCGAGCAGCTCCCCGTAATGAAGGAGGTCGGACGCAGGCAACGCCCAGGCGCGGATTCCTCTCTCCCGCAGCACCTCGGCCAGCACCAGCCCGCAGTGGAGCGAGGCGCCCATCCCGGTCACCAACAACTCGCCGGACTCGTGCACGGCACCGGCCAGCCGGTCCAAGTAGCGCTCGAGTGCCGCGTCGGCAAGCGTGGCGGCCACCGCATCGGGCTGCCCGGCTATCTCGCGCTTCAACTCGCCAACGCCGTCGAACTCCGTCGATCGGCCGGGCACCTTGCCGTTCGGCACCGGACCTGCAACCATGGGAACCCTCCTCACTCCTTCACGCCGCCGGCGGTGAGGCCGGCTATCAGGTAGCGCTGCAGCGCGAACGCGAGGATCAGGGGCGGCAGCGCCGCGATGATCCCGCCGGTCGCCATCAGCCCGTAATCCACCGCGTGCCTGCTCGTGAACTCCGAGATGGCCACGGGCAACGTCTTGGCCGCGGCCGAACTGGTGAAGATCAGGGCGTAGAGGAACTCGTCCCATGCGAGGATCACGCCGAAGAGGATCGCGGTTATCACCCCGGGCAGCGACAGCGGCAGCGTGATGCGCAGCATGGCGCCGACCCTACTGGTGCCATCGATCATGGCCGCGTGTTCGAGCTCTGCAGGGATCGAATCGAAGAACCCCTTCAGGATCCACGTGAGGAACGGTGTCAGGAAGCTCGTATACACCAGCCCCAGGCCGATCACGCTGTTCAGCAGCCCCAGGCGGCCGAGGATGAGGTAGATGGGCAGCAGGATGGCCACCGGCGGCGTCATGTAGGTCGCCAGCATCAGGTACAGCAACCCGGTACGGCCGCGGCTCGGGAACCGTGACAGGGCGTAGGCGCCCAGCATGCCGGCCACCAGGCTGATGCTGGTGGCGATGCTCGCCACGATCGCCGAGTTGCGCAGGGCGAAGCGGAACTCGCGCCCGTCGGGGCTGAAGAACAGCGTCATGTAACGCTCGAAGTTCGCGTGCGGCGGGATCCACTGCAACGGGCGGCGGAGGAGGTCGATGAGCGGAGCGACGCTCGAGATGAGCAACCAAAGGAACGGCGCGAGTATGAAGATGGCCAGGAGTAGCGCGCCGGCGTAGGTGAGCAGTTGCGCCCACAACCGCCGCTCGCGGCGGCTGCGCCTCGCGCGCACCGCCGCCCTATTCGCCGCCTCGTTCATCCTGCCACCCCGCTCATCCCGCCGGCCCGCTCATCCCGCCACCCCGCGTGACTGCAGCAGCCGGATGTAGATGCCGACGAAGACCATGATGAGCGCCACGGTTATGAACGCTTGGGCCGCGGCGGTGCCGAGCTTGAGGAAGCTGAACGCCTCCTGATAGACCATGAAGGAGAGCGTCTTGGTGGAGCTGGCGGGTCCGCCGCCGGTCATCACGTAGATGATGTCGAACACCTTGAGCGCCTCCACCGTCCGCAGAACGAGTGCCACGAGCAGTGCCGGACGGATCCCGGGCAGGGTAATGAACCGGATGCGCTGCAGCGGCCCCGCGCCGTCGACGCGGGCCGCGTCGTGGAGCTCCGCAGGGATGGTCTGCAAGGCAGCGAGCACCAGCAGCGACACCAGCGTGAAGTTCTTCCACACGTCGGCCAAGATGATCATGTTCATGGCCAGGCCGGGTACGCCGAGCCAGCTACGGTAGTCGGGCAAGATATGGAGCTGAGTGAGCGCTGCGTTCAGTGCCCCGTACTCGGGGTTGTATATCCAGCGCCACATGACGGCGTTGACGACAGTGGGCAGCGCAAGCGGCAGGATGAGCAGCGCGCGCAGTGCGCGCTGACCGAAGAACTCGCGGTTGAGGAAGATGGCGACGGCCACGCCGAGGACGAGCTCGATCCCGATGGAGCCCACCGTGAAGTGCAGCGTGTGCCAGATGGCGGCCCGGAACTCGGGCGTGGAGAAAGCCTGAAGGTAGTTGGCAAGTCCCAGAAACGTCCGGGACTTGCCGAGTAGCGGTGCGTCGAAGAGGCTCAGGTAGAGCGTGCGCAGGAACGGGTAGCCCACCACGCCGCCGACGACTGCCAGCGCCGGCAGCAGCATGAGCCATGCGGCGACGTTGGAGCGTCGCCCGGTCATCTCGTGGCCCGGCTCCCGTCCGTCATGCGCCTACTCGAGGTGGTTCTTCTCGACCTGCTGGGCCGTGTCGTCGAGTGCCGCCTGTGGCGTCACCTGCCCGAGCAGCGCGCGGTGGATGTCGTTCTGCAACCAGGTGCTGAACTGCGGGTACTGGACCAGCAGCGGCCTGGGGTACATGGCTGGAAGCGCGAGCTTCGCGGCGGCCACCAGGCTCTCTTGGCCCTCCGCCACCGCCGGGTCGTCGTAAGAGGACTTCCAGATCGGCAGCGACAGCTTGGCGTACTTGTTCTGCACCGGCTGGCTCGTGAGGTACTGCACGAGCTTGAACGCCTCGTCCTTGTGCTGCGAGTTGGTCGTGACGCCAAGGCCCATCGAACCGTTCATGGCCGAAACTTGAGTGTGAACCCCGTCGCCCGGGGCGGGCATGACCTTCACGTCACCGGCCACCTGCGACTGGCTAGGGTCGTTGGCAAGGTTGTACATGTACGTCCAGTTGAGCGCGAAGGCCGCCTGGCCCGACGAGAAGATGCGGCGCACGTCCTCCTCGAGCGACTCCGTCGAGGCCGGGTTCGACAGGCCCTTGTCGAGCGAGTCCTTCATGAACTGCAGGGCGGCCAGACCGCCGTCCGTGTTGAAGGTCGGGGAGCCCGCGTCGAAGAAGCTGCCGCCGAACGCGGAGAGGAGCGTCGTGTAGTCGCAGATGATCGCCTCGGCCTGGCCCCAGCTCCACACGATCGGATACTGCACTATGCCGGCGTCCTTGATCTTCTGCGCCTGATCCAACAGGTCCTGCCAGGTGGCCGGTGGTGCCTTGATGCCGGCCTTGTCGAGCATGGCCTGGTTGTAGAAGAGGTACTTGGTGTCGAGGATCCACGGGATGCCGTAGTAGTGGTCCTGGTAGGTCACCGTAGTCCAGGCGCCGGGCCAGACCTGGTCCACCATGTCTTTCGGGATACGGTCAGTGATATCGACCAGGACGCCGTTCTTCGCGAACTCGGCAGGCCAGATCACGTCGAACAAGACCACGTCGTAACCCGAGCTGCCGGCAGCGGCCGCCGTGATGATCTTGTTGTGGAGCGCCTCATACGACACGAACTCGGGCTCCACCGTGATGCCCGGGTTCTGCGCCTGGAAGTCGGCGATCATGTTGCGCACGTCGTCGTTGCTGTAAGCGGCCTGCTCCATGAACAGGGCCTTCAGTTTGACGTTCTGCGCGAACGCGAAGCCGAGTAGCCCAGCTAGTAGGACGAGGGTGAGGGTACGGAACTGCTTCATGCCTTTCTCCTTTCGGTCGAGCGCGGGGGTTGGTGAGGGGCGGGCGCCGCAGCGCCTTCGTGGTTTGGTTGCCCACGACATAGGCCGCCAGTTCTGTCACCGCCTCCTTCCTTGCGTTATCGGAAGCTTGCTCGAGTAGGTTTCGAAGGGGAGTCGGGTCTCACGGGAGTAGCTTGGGCGCGACAACCGGCGCAGCGACGTCGTCAAGTCATGGGCCGGAAAATCAGGTCTGGACGACTCGAACACGGGTACAACCCTCTCTCCGGTCGCGGTCGAACCTTGAGCGGCTCCCCAAGCCAGAGGATGGCCGGCCAGATGCTTCTAAGGAAGTCTTGCAAGAAAACCCGTTCGCTCATGCACGTTCGTCACGTGCTGCTTCTCTAGCTCCGAGGGCCTGCCTGGCGCGCTGCTAGAAGCAGTGGGAAACCCAAAGATGGCCGCCACCCGGTGCCGCCGCACCCGACGCCCCGCGCGATGGGCGATAGCATGCTCTCGTGACCATCGACCTCAACGTGGACCTCGGCGAGGGTTTCGGCGCCTGGAGAGGGGCCGGAGACGACGAGCAGTTGTTGCAGTACGTGACCTCGGCCAACGTCGCGTGCGGCTTCCACGCCGGTGACCCGAGCATCATGCGCGTCACCGTCGCTGCCTGCGTCGCGGCGGGCGTTGCGGTCGGCGCCCACCCTTCCTATCCCGACTTGCGGGGGTTCGGGCGCGTGCCCATGATGTTGCCGGTCGAACGGGTGGTGGACGATGTCGTCTACCAGGTGGGCGCCCTCCAGGCCGTGGCCCGTCTGCAGGGCACGCGGGTGGGTCACGTGAAACCGCACGGGGCCCTCTACGAGGCCGTGGCCGTCGACCCCGCGCTTGCCCTACGCCTCGCCAACGCCTTGGCTGCGTTGGGCGCCGACCTCGTCCTGGTACTCCCGGCGCGCTCGGCGGCCGCCTCGGCGCTGGCCGCGGCGGGGCATGGCGTCAGGCTGGAAGGCTTCGCGGACCGCGCTTACCTGGCGGGCGGCCTTCTCGCGCCGCGGCGCCGCGCCGGCGCCGTGCTCGAGGACGAGGAGACCGTCACCGCTCAGGCCCTTGCGCTCGCCCTGGGCGAGGAGTTCCCCACGCAAGACGGCACCACTTTGCGCCTGACGGTCGACACCGTCTGCCTCCACTCCGACACGCGCGGGGCTACCGACCTGGCCCGCGCCGTGCGCCGGCGCCTCTCGGCCGCCGGTGTCACGTTGGCGGCGCCGAGCGGGCAGTGAGGCTCGTCCACGCCGGCCCCAACGCGCGGTATCTGGTGTTCGAGGAACCGCCTTCGCGGGCGCTGTCGCGGCGCATTGGCGCAGCGGCGCGCGCCCTGCGGCGGGCACTACCGACGGGCGAGCACGACGTGGTGCCCGGATACGCGGACATCCTGGTGGAGGGTCGCCGCCCCGTGCCCGACGCCTGGCTGCTCGAGGCGGGCGCCGGGGCGAGCCGGATGACCGCTCCGGAAGACGAGCCGCGTAGCTTCGTCGTGCCCGTGGATTACGGCGACCGGGCCGACGTCGGCCCGCTGGAAGAGCGCCTCGGGTTGCCGTGGGACGAGATCGTCGCGCTCCACTCGGCCCCCACCTACTCGGTGGCGTACCTGGGGTTCACTCCCGGCTTTCCTTACCTGCACGGACTGAACCCGCGGCTCGCAACGCCCCGCAGGGAGCGGCCCCAGCAGAGCGTACCGGCGGGCGCCGTCGCCATCGCTAACGGCCAGGCGGGCATCTATCCGAGTACCGGACCCGGCGGTTGGTGGCTCCTCGGCACCACGGACTTCGGGCTCTTCGATCCCGAGCGCCCCGAACCCACGGCCCTGCGTACCGGCGACGAGCTCCGCTTCGTGCAGGGAGGCCCGGGTGCCGCGGGCGATCACACGAAATTGCCCTCAAGTCACCCGACGAGTGAACTGCAGGTGGAGCCCCTCGTCGAGGTTCTCGAGGTGTGGCCAGGTTCGGCGTCGCTGCAGGGCAGGCCCAGGTTGGGGGTCGGCCATCACGGGCTGGCCGACGCCGGGGCGCTCGATCAGGCCCTCTTCCTGTCCCTGAGCTTCGCGGTCGGCGCCCCCCTAGGAGAGGCCGCGTTAGAACTGACGGTGCCGCACGCTCTCTTGCGTGCGCGCAGCAAGACGCCGGCGGCGTTCGGCGGCGCCGCGGAGGCCCGGCTCGAGGGCAAGCCGCTGGAACCGGGGCGACCGTTCGAGTGGCGCGCCGGCGAGACGCTCGAGTTCAGACCGCCGCCCAAGGGACCCCGGCAGCTTGCCGGCGTGCCCCTGCTCGTGGTGGCCGGGGGGTTCGCGCCGCTCGGCGGACCCGTGGGCCATCCCGACCTGGCCGTAGGCGGCAGCACGGACGTTCGCGGTCGGGTGGGCGGGTTCGGCCGCTGGCTGTGCCCAGGGGACGTGCTGGCGCAGGCCGCGCTTCCCAGCCGACCCCCTGCCGGTCCCGCGGCTCTCGGCCACTACCGGCCCGAGCTGGCGCTGCGCCTACATCCGGGCCCCCACCACGAGGTGCGGGCGTTCGCCGCGCTGCAGACAAGGACCTTCGTGGTGAGCGAGCGGAGCCGCATGGGAGTACGCCTGGAGTTCTCGTGCCGGGCGGCCGAAGCGGATACCGAGGCGTCGATACTCTCCACGGGCATGCCGTTGGGGGCCGTGCAGCTGCCCCCAGACGGTCGTCCCCTCGTGCTGCTCGCCGACCGCGGTCGCACGGGCGGGTATCCGGTGGTCGGGGTGGTCGACCGCGCCGACCTTGCGGCGCTGGCGCAGGCCCGACCCGCTACCAAGGTGCGGTTCCTGGTGCCCGGCGAGCACGCGTCCTTCTGAACCCGGACTCAAGCTGAGCCGAGCGCTCAAGCGACAGTGTCCGGCGGCTCGACCTCCCTACCCAGCGGGGCCTTCGACGGGACTCCGTCCCCTGGCTCGGGCTCAGGGGAGGCCTTGGGTGGACGTTCGGCTTCCCCGGGTGGGTAGGCTGCCGCGGGCGCGGGCCCGGGCTCCGGTTCCGGGGGCGGAAGGGGTGCGGGATCCGGGACGGCGTGGGACGCGGTAGCAGGCACGTCCCCGGTAGCAGGCGTGTCCACGGTAGCAGGCACGTCCCCGGTAGCAGGCGTGTCCACGGTAGCAGGCACGTCCCCGGTAGCAGGCGTGTCCGCGGTAGCAGGCGTGCGCGCCGCCGCGGCCGAAGCGCGGCGGTTGCGGCCGAAGGCCCTCGGCACCGAGCTCTCGTCCAAGTTCGGGCCGAGCAGGTAAACGTGATCGCCCGACTTTAAGACGGTGCTGCCACGCGGAGTCACGAGTTGTCCGTCGCGGAGGACGGCGGCTATCACTACCTCGGTCGGCAGGTCCAGTTCCGAGATGCACTGACCCACCGCCCGGTTGTCGGCTCCCAGGAACACGTCGACCACGGCCGCTCCTTCGGGGGCCTCACCGCCCAGCTCGAGGCGCAACTTCGCCCTCGGCGGCTCGGTCTTCGCCAGGCCCAACAGCCGGGCGAGGGGCGACAAGGTGAAGCCCTGGAGCAACGTGCCAACGATCACGACCACGAACACGATGTTGAAGATCACGTCGGCGTCCGGCACCCGCTGCATGAGCGGCACCATCGCCAGGATGATGGGAACGGCCCCCTTGAGGCCCGCCCAGGTGAGCAGGAGCTGTTCCTTGGGGCCGAAATGGTAGCGCCCCCGTGACACCCAACGCAACAGCGCCAGGGTGGAGACCACGGCCACGGGCCGGGCAACCAGGATGGTGGCCGCGGTTATCAGCAGCCCGACGCTCAAGATGTCCGGCAGTTGGTCGGGTGAGACGAGCAGGCCCATCACCAGGAACATGACGAGCTGAGCCGCCCACGCGGCGCCGTTCATGAAGTTGACGATGGCCAGGCGTTGCGCCAGGTAGTGGTTGCCGAGGACGAGCCCCACGAGGTAGATGGCCAAGTAGCCGTTGCCGTGCAGGATGTCGGTCAACCCGAACGCAAGCAAGGCGCCGGCCAACGCCAGCACCGGGTAGAGGCCCACGTTGTCGAGCGCCACCTTGTTGACGAGCAGCTTGAGGAGCCACCCCAGGCCGACCCCCAACACCGCCCCGATGGCGAGCTCGAGCACGATATTCCCGGCGATCGCGAGAACGTTGACGTCGCCATGCTGGTTGATGGCTTGCGCCAAGGCGAAGGTGAGGAGCACCGCCGTGGGGTCGTTGGTGCCCGACTCGGTCTCGAGCGTGGCCCGCAGCCGCTTCGGGAGCCCACGCCCCCGCAGGGAGCTGAAGACGGCGGCCGCGTCGGTGCTCGAGATGACCGCCCCGAGCAGCATGGAAGTCAGGAAATCGAGCGAGGTGAGGTAGTAGGCCGCCAGGCCTATGCACAGCATCGTCAAGACGGTGCCGAGCGTGGCGAGCGCGGCGGCCGGCACCAGGGCGGCCCTGAAGTTGCGCATGCGCGTGTCGAGGCCGCCGTAGAAGAGGATGAGGGCGAGGGCGACCACGCCGAGGTTGTAGCCGAGGCGGAAATCGGTGAACTCGATCCCGAGGGGTCCGCTGGAGCCCGCGAACATGCCGACGCCGACGAACAACACCAGCGCGGGAACACCGAAGCGCTGCCCGAGCCTGGTGCTGACGATGGCCACGATGGCCAGCGACGCGGCGATGACGATCGCGATCTCCATCCGGCTCAATGCTACCGGCACTGCGTGAACGGCAGGGGCGGCTGGGCCGACTCGGGGGGTGTTCAGGCCCTACACTGGGGGCATGAAGTCCGTGGCACTCATCGCGCACGACCGGAAGAAGCCGGACCTGGCTTCGTTCGTCAAGGAGCACGCCAAGACCCTGGAGCGCTTCCCACTGATCGCCACCGGCACCACCGGCCACGTCCTGATGGAGCGGACGGGCCTGAACATCGAGTGCGTGGCCTCCGGGCCGATGGGCGGCGACCTCCAGGTCGGGGCACGTATCACCGAGGAACGGGTGCTGGCCGTCATCTTCTTCCGCGATCCGCTGACGGCCCAACCGCACGAGCCCGACATCTCGGCGCTGCTGAGGATCTGCGACGTCCACAGCGTGCCTCTGGCAACCAACCTCGCCACGGCCGAGGCGGTGATGGCGTGGCTGGACGGCCTCCTGGCCCGGCCCGAAGAGCTGCAGGAGTACGCCGCCCTGGAGGGCGAGGATCTAGAGGGAGCGATAGACAGATGAACAAGGAGCTCATCGCGCGCTTCCTGCGCGACATGCGGGAGAAGCACTCGGCCCAGATAGACGCCGTGGCGCTTCCCGAAGGCACCAGGGAGTTCATCGACGATCTGGTGAACGCCCACGACAGCGAGACCATCGAGTTCATGGTCAAGCTCTCCTACCTCATGGGGCTACAGACGGGTTTCTCCGCGGCGCTCTCGGGCGCGTCTGCCCCCGAGCCGGAGCCCGGGCGCGGGCCGCTTCAGGCCTGAGTCGAGAAGGGCTCCCCAGCCCCTAGGAGGCCACCGCCTCGTTCTCCAGCACCACCTCGAACTCAATGGGTGCCTTGAGGCTGAGGCCAACCGAGCAGTACTTCTCGGTGGCCAACTGCACGAAGCGTTGGGCCGTGGCCGCGTCGAGCCCGGGTACGTCGAAGACGTGCCTCGCGGTGATCTTCTCGTAGGGCGATGGGGTGCCGTCGGCGCGCTCGCCCGTCATCTCGATGCGGTAACCGTTCACGGTCAGCTTGCGCTTGCCGATCATGATCACGACGTCCATGGCGCTGCAGGCCGCGGTGGCGTTGAGCAGCATCTGCATGGGGCTCATCCCCGTGCGCGCGTGCTTCTCGTTGTCGATCATCACACGCTGGCCTTCGGGAGTCTCGCCCATGAAGCGCAGGCCGACGAGGTGGTGGACGGTGCTCGTGAGGGTCTTTGGCATGCCCTAGTATCGCCGCCCGGAAAGGTCTCCGTGAAGACCCGGAAGACGCGGCGCAGCCAGCGCCGGCAAGACGCGGCGCACCCAGCGCCGGCAAGATGCGCCACCGGCGCCGGGCCAGGACCGGGGCAGTAGACTCGCAAGCAGTGGACCGCCAGGGCACCAAGCAGGAACTGCGCGAGTGGGCGCGGGCCACGCGCGCTGAGCGGATGAGGAGCGGCGCCGGGCGGCTCAACGCGTCGGTCGTGGAGGCGCTGCGCCGGCGTCCTGAATACGAGGCCGCTCGCACCGTCGCCGCCTACGTGGCGTTCGGCGACGAGGTCGACCTCGCGGGGCTTTTCGAGGGCTCCGACAAGCGTTTCGCGCTTCCCAAGGCACACGGGCGGCCCGCGCCCCACCTCACCCTCCACGAGGTGACGGCCCCGCAGTTCGCCGACCCGGAGACCTGGGAGGTCCACCGCTTCGGGCAGCTCGAACCGCGCTCCACGGCACCCATCGTCGAGCCCGGGGAGGTCGACCTCATGTTGGTGCCGGGCCTGTCGTTCGACGTGCAGGGGCACCGGCTGGGCTACGGCATGGGCTATTACGACAGGCTGATCCCGCGGCTGAGGCCGGATGCGGTGGTGGTGGGGGTGACGCTCGACGCCCTGGTGGTGCCGGCGTTGCCGCGCGAGGGTCACGACGCCAGGGTGAACTACTTGCTCACGGAGAGCGGTTGGCGCGAGGCGGCGAGCGTCTCCTCCCAGGTGGGATAGCGGCGCGGCCGGCTCGAGATGGCCAGGGCGGCGGCGTTG encodes:
- the mgsA gene encoding methylglyoxal synthase → MKSVALIAHDRKKPDLASFVKEHAKTLERFPLIATGTTGHVLMERTGLNIECVASGPMGGDLQVGARITEERVLAVIFFRDPLTAQPHEPDISALLRICDVHSVPLATNLATAEAVMAWLDGLLARPEELQEYAALEGEDLEGAIDR
- a CDS encoding sugar ABC transporter permease, whose amino-acid sequence is MTGRRSNVAAWLMLLPALAVVGGVVGYPFLRTLYLSLFDAPLLGKSRTFLGLANYLQAFSTPEFRAAIWHTLHFTVGSIGIELVLGVAVAIFLNREFFGQRALRALLILPLALPTVVNAVMWRWIYNPEYGALNAALTQLHILPDYRSWLGVPGLAMNMIILADVWKNFTLVSLLVLAALQTIPAELHDAARVDGAGPLQRIRFITLPGIRPALLVALVLRTVEALKVFDIIYVMTGGGPASSTKTLSFMVYQEAFSFLKLGTAAAQAFITVALIMVFVGIYIRLLQSRGVAG
- a CDS encoding OsmC family protein, which translates into the protein MPKTLTSTVHHLVGLRFMGETPEGQRVMIDNEKHARTGMSPMQMLLNATAACSAMDVVIMIGKRKLTVNGYRIEMTGERADGTPSPYEKITARHVFDVPGLDAATAQRFVQLATEKYCSVGLSLKAPIEFEVVLENEAVAS
- a CDS encoding ABC transporter substrate-binding protein encodes the protein MKQFRTLTLVLLAGLLGFAFAQNVKLKALFMEQAAYSNDDVRNMIADFQAQNPGITVEPEFVSYEALHNKIITAAAAGSSGYDVVLFDVIWPAEFAKNGVLVDITDRIPKDMVDQVWPGAWTTVTYQDHYYGIPWILDTKYLFYNQAMLDKAGIKAPPATWQDLLDQAQKIKDAGIVQYPIVWSWGQAEAIICDYTTLLSAFGGSFFDAGSPTFNTDGGLAALQFMKDSLDKGLSNPASTESLEEDVRRIFSSGQAAFALNWTYMYNLANDPSQSQVAGDVKVMPAPGDGVHTQVSAMNGSMGLGVTTNSQHKDEAFKLVQYLTSQPVQNKYAKLSLPIWKSSYDDPAVAEGQESLVAAAKLALPAMYPRPLLVQYPQFSTWLQNDIHRALLGQVTPQAALDDTAQQVEKNHLE
- a CDS encoding 5-oxoprolinase subunit PxpA; translated protein: MTIDLNVDLGEGFGAWRGAGDDEQLLQYVTSANVACGFHAGDPSIMRVTVAACVAAGVAVGAHPSYPDLRGFGRVPMMLPVERVVDDVVYQVGALQAVARLQGTRVGHVKPHGALYEAVAVDPALALRLANALAALGADLVLVLPARSAAASALAAAGHGVRLEGFADRAYLAGGLLAPRRRAGAVLEDEETVTAQALALALGEEFPTQDGTTLRLTVDTVCLHSDTRGATDLARAVRRRLSAAGVTLAAPSGQ
- a CDS encoding 5-formyltetrahydrofolate cyclo-ligase — its product is MDRQGTKQELREWARATRAERMRSGAGRLNASVVEALRRRPEYEAARTVAAYVAFGDEVDLAGLFEGSDKRFALPKAHGRPAPHLTLHEVTAPQFADPETWEVHRFGQLEPRSTAPIVEPGEVDLMLVPGLSFDVQGHRLGYGMGYYDRLIPRLRPDAVVVGVTLDALVVPALPREGHDARVNYLLTESGWREAASVSSQVG
- a CDS encoding potassium/proton antiporter encodes the protein MEIAIVIAASLAIVAIVSTRLGQRFGVPALVLFVGVGMFAGSSGPLGIEFTDFRLGYNLGVVALALILFYGGLDTRMRNFRAALVPAAALATLGTVLTMLCIGLAAYYLTSLDFLTSMLLGAVISSTDAAAVFSSLRGRGLPKRLRATLETESGTNDPTAVLLTFALAQAINQHGDVNVLAIAGNIVLELAIGAVLGVGLGWLLKLLVNKVALDNVGLYPVLALAGALLAFGLTDILHGNGYLAIYLVGLVLGNHYLAQRLAIVNFMNGAAWAAQLVMFLVMGLLVSPDQLPDILSVGLLITAATILVARPVAVVSTLALLRWVSRGRYHFGPKEQLLLTWAGLKGAVPIILAMVPLMQRVPDADVIFNIVFVVVIVGTLLQGFTLSPLARLLGLAKTEPPRAKLRLELGGEAPEGAAVVDVFLGADNRAVGQCISELDLPTEVVIAAVLRDGQLVTPRGSTVLKSGDHVYLLGPNLDESSVPRAFGRNRRASAAAARTPATADTPATGDVPATVDTPATGDVPATVDTPATGDVPATASHAVPDPAPLPPPEPEPGPAPAAAYPPGEAERPPKASPEPEPGDGVPSKAPLGREVEPPDTVA
- a CDS encoding carboxyltransferase domain-containing protein codes for the protein MRLVHAGPNARYLVFEEPPSRALSRRIGAAARALRRALPTGEHDVVPGYADILVEGRRPVPDAWLLEAGAGASRMTAPEDEPRSFVVPVDYGDRADVGPLEERLGLPWDEIVALHSAPTYSVAYLGFTPGFPYLHGLNPRLATPRRERPQQSVPAGAVAIANGQAGIYPSTGPGGWWLLGTTDFGLFDPERPEPTALRTGDELRFVQGGPGAAGDHTKLPSSHPTSELQVEPLVEVLEVWPGSASLQGRPRLGVGHHGLADAGALDQALFLSLSFAVGAPLGEAALELTVPHALLRARSKTPAAFGGAAEARLEGKPLEPGRPFEWRAGETLEFRPPPKGPRQLAGVPLLVVAGGFAPLGGPVGHPDLAVGGSTDVRGRVGGFGRWLCPGDVLAQAALPSRPPAGPAALGHYRPELALRLHPGPHHEVRAFAALQTRTFVVSERSRMGVRLEFSCRAAEADTEASILSTGMPLGAVQLPPDGRPLVLLADRGRTGGYPVVGVVDRADLAALAQARPATKVRFLVPGEHASF
- a CDS encoding carbohydrate ABC transporter permease, whose product is MNEAANRAAVRARRSRRERRLWAQLLTYAGALLLAIFILAPFLWLLISSVAPLIDLLRRPLQWIPPHANFERYMTLFFSPDGREFRFALRNSAIVASIATSISLVAGMLGAYALSRFPSRGRTGLLYLMLATYMTPPVAILLPIYLILGRLGLLNSVIGLGLVYTSFLTPFLTWILKGFFDSIPAELEHAAMIDGTSRVGAMLRITLPLSLPGVITAILFGVILAWDEFLYALIFTSSAAAKTLPVAISEFTSRHAVDYGLMATGGIIAALPPLILAFALQRYLIAGLTAGGVKE